From the Rhodococcus sp. NBC_00297 genome, one window contains:
- a CDS encoding 2,3-butanediol dehydrogenase: MRAAVYHGPGKVEIADVPEPYPGPDQVKIAVGANGICGTDLHEYYAGPIFIPTEPHALTGQQMPLILGHEFSGTITEIGAGVTGWSIGDRVAIEPLYRCGHCGPCRAGNYNVCQSIGFHGLMSDGGMAEYTVVPTDMLHALPDSVSLDLGALVEPMSVAYHAATLGEVREGDTAMVFGAGPIGIGLWFALRGKGLDDILVVEPSATRRAAIEALGARTLDPTSVDVPALVADETDGRGADAVYDAAGVAPAVATALACVGSRKPMVSVAIYEKPLTTPLLELVMKEARIQGSLCYTSADYDAVIALMADGVYDTTGWVSRIGMDAVIDDGFEALHAGTKMKVLVDPSL, translated from the coding sequence ATGCGCGCAGCGGTGTACCACGGGCCCGGCAAGGTCGAGATCGCCGATGTTCCGGAGCCCTACCCGGGACCGGACCAGGTGAAGATCGCCGTCGGGGCGAACGGCATCTGCGGTACCGACCTGCACGAGTACTACGCCGGTCCCATCTTCATTCCCACCGAGCCCCACGCCTTGACCGGTCAGCAGATGCCGCTGATTCTCGGCCACGAGTTCTCCGGCACCATCACCGAGATCGGCGCGGGAGTGACGGGATGGTCGATCGGCGACCGTGTCGCCATCGAACCGCTGTACCGCTGCGGGCACTGTGGTCCGTGTCGAGCCGGCAACTACAACGTGTGCCAGTCGATCGGCTTCCACGGACTGATGTCCGACGGCGGTATGGCCGAGTACACGGTGGTGCCGACCGACATGCTGCACGCGCTGCCGGACTCCGTGTCCCTCGATCTGGGTGCGCTGGTGGAGCCGATGTCGGTGGCCTACCACGCGGCGACTCTGGGTGAGGTGCGCGAAGGCGACACCGCGATGGTGTTCGGGGCGGGACCGATCGGCATCGGACTCTGGTTCGCGCTGCGCGGCAAGGGGCTCGACGACATCCTCGTGGTGGAGCCGTCCGCGACCCGGCGGGCAGCGATCGAGGCGCTCGGTGCACGCACTCTCGACCCCACGTCCGTCGACGTCCCCGCGCTGGTGGCCGACGAGACGGACGGGCGCGGCGCCGACGCCGTGTACGACGCGGCCGGTGTCGCGCCGGCGGTGGCGACCGCGCTGGCGTGCGTCGGGTCCCGCAAGCCGATGGTCAGCGTGGCGATCTACGAGAAGCCGCTCACCACGCCGCTTCTCGAACTGGTGATGAAGGAGGCCCGCATCCAGGGGTCGCTCTGCTACACCTCCGCCGACTACGACGCCGTCATCGCTCTGATGGCCGACGGCGTGTACGACACCACCGGGTGGGTGTCGCGCATCGGGATGGACGCGGTGATCGACGACGGTTTCGAGGCACTGCATGCCGGCACGAAGATGAAGGTTCTCGTCGATCCGTCGCTCTGA
- a CDS encoding glycerate kinase family protein translates to MSTRVPQRILVAPSGFKESLCAESVASAIASGVRRALPGVRVDTAPIADGGEGTARTLAAATRGTLHETTVVGPVGEPVPSHWARLGGSERSVAVVEMAAAAGLSLVPHDRRDPGATTTYGVGQLMAAALDAGADTILVGCGDSGTCDGGAGALQALGARILDVQGREIGRGGRELIRAHHLDLTALHPRLAEVDVVLACNPHNVLCGPSGVARVFGPQKGASPNQVDELAAALDNWARVLEQDGVAAGDVATGAGTGASGGLGAGLAAGVGAQLRSRFDALLDSGLSGIDLDRRIRKADLVITAEGSIDFQTPRGKVPAEVARRCQQFGVPVIALAGSLGRGAPAVHDVGIAAIASIITVPMPLSEAVANGERLLTDAAERTMRMILLGGAVSARSGNRSRKKSA, encoded by the coding sequence ATGTCCACACGAGTTCCCCAGCGCATCCTCGTCGCCCCCAGCGGTTTCAAGGAGAGCCTCTGCGCCGAGTCCGTCGCGTCCGCCATCGCATCGGGGGTGCGGCGCGCACTACCCGGAGTTCGGGTCGACACCGCGCCCATCGCCGACGGCGGTGAGGGAACGGCACGCACACTGGCGGCCGCGACGCGCGGCACCCTCCACGAGACGACGGTCGTCGGACCGGTGGGGGAGCCGGTGCCCTCGCACTGGGCCCGACTCGGTGGCTCCGAGCGCTCCGTCGCCGTGGTGGAGATGGCGGCTGCGGCGGGGCTCTCCCTCGTACCGCACGATCGGCGCGATCCCGGCGCGACCACCACCTACGGTGTCGGCCAGCTCATGGCCGCGGCGCTCGACGCGGGCGCGGACACGATCCTGGTGGGTTGCGGCGATTCCGGCACCTGCGACGGGGGAGCCGGGGCACTGCAGGCGCTCGGCGCCAGGATCCTCGACGTGCAGGGCCGTGAGATCGGCCGCGGCGGTCGAGAACTGATCCGGGCGCACCACCTCGATCTGACGGCGCTGCATCCCCGTCTCGCCGAGGTCGACGTCGTGCTCGCGTGCAATCCGCACAACGTACTGTGCGGACCCAGCGGTGTCGCCCGCGTGTTCGGACCGCAGAAGGGGGCGTCCCCGAATCAGGTGGACGAACTCGCCGCCGCTCTGGACAACTGGGCGCGCGTCCTCGAGCAGGACGGTGTGGCCGCCGGCGATGTGGCGACCGGAGCGGGCACGGGAGCGTCGGGCGGACTGGGTGCAGGACTCGCGGCCGGGGTCGGGGCGCAGTTGCGGTCCCGCTTCGATGCGTTGCTGGACTCGGGCCTGTCGGGAATCGACCTCGACCGCCGAATCCGCAAGGCGGACCTCGTCATCACTGCCGAAGGGTCCATCGACTTCCAGACCCCGCGTGGCAAGGTCCCGGCGGAGGTGGCGCGGCGCTGCCAGCAGTTCGGCGTGCCGGTGATCGCGTTGGCGGGATCACTCGGTCGCGGAGCGCCGGCGGTGCACGACGTGGGCATCGCCGCCATTGCGTCCATCATCACGGTGCCGATGCCGTTGTCCGAGGCGGTCGCGAACGGCGAGCGGTTGCTCACCGACGCCGCCGAACGGACCATGCGCATGATCCTGCTCGGTGGTGCGGTCTCCGCTCGATCCGGAAATCGTAGTCGTAAGAAGTCGGCGTAG
- a CDS encoding DUF3263 domain-containing protein: MTRTPFPAASRSTTPGAAPLSTDPTDPSETDLAMVAFLRRWYVYGGGRAEDILVEFGLTPHEFFGRVKVLLENGVRVTDRALVEPMLAVCRKRLWLGQ, from the coding sequence GTGACACGCACACCCTTCCCCGCAGCCTCCCGGTCGACGACGCCCGGCGCAGCACCCCTGTCCACCGATCCGACGGATCCGTCGGAGACCGACCTCGCGATGGTCGCCTTCCTGCGGCGGTGGTACGTCTACGGCGGCGGCCGCGCCGAGGACATCCTGGTGGAGTTCGGACTCACGCCCCACGAGTTCTTCGGTCGTGTGAAGGTGTTGCTGGAGAACGGCGTTCGGGTCACCGACCGCGCGCTGGTCGAGCCCATGCTCGCCGTCTGCCGGAAGCGGCTCTGGCTCGGTCAGTGA
- the der gene encoding ribosome biogenesis GTPase Der, translating to MSDNTFDTLDATEVYASDGIWSEESDWEDIDFEGDGEAEAEVAVPTLAVVGRPNVGKSTLVNRIIGRREAVVEDVPGVTRDRVSYEANWSGRRFMVQDTGGWEPDAKGMQQSIARQAEMAMQTADAILLVVDAVVGATATDEAVARVLRRSKTPVILVANKVDDERTESEAALLWSLGLGEPRPVSATHGRGTGDLLDDVLAVLPETPREGTGVAGPRRVALVGKPNVGKSSLLNKLTGDERSVVHDVAGTTVDPVDSLVELGGKVWRFVDTAGLRKRVSHASGAEFYASLRTKGAIDAAEVAILLLDASEVISEQDLRVLSMVADAGRALVIAFNKWDLVDDDRRGQLEKEIDRDLMRVPWAQRVNVSAKTGRAVQKLVPALETSLASWDKRISTGQLNSWLKEVVAATPPPMRGGRLPRVMFATQASTRPPTFVLFTTGFLEAGYRRFLERRLREEFNFDGSPVRISVRIREKRDRKKK from the coding sequence ATGAGCGACAACACATTCGACACGCTCGACGCGACCGAGGTCTACGCCTCGGACGGCATCTGGTCCGAGGAGTCGGACTGGGAGGACATCGACTTCGAGGGTGACGGCGAGGCCGAGGCCGAGGTCGCCGTTCCCACCCTCGCCGTCGTCGGTCGGCCCAACGTGGGCAAGTCCACGCTCGTCAACCGCATCATCGGCCGCCGCGAGGCCGTGGTGGAGGACGTTCCCGGCGTCACCCGCGACCGTGTCTCGTACGAGGCCAACTGGTCCGGACGTCGATTCATGGTGCAGGACACCGGCGGTTGGGAGCCCGACGCCAAGGGGATGCAGCAGTCGATCGCCCGGCAGGCCGAGATGGCGATGCAGACGGCGGACGCCATCCTGCTCGTCGTCGACGCCGTCGTCGGTGCGACGGCGACGGACGAGGCCGTGGCACGAGTCCTGCGTCGGTCGAAGACGCCGGTCATCCTGGTGGCCAACAAGGTCGACGACGAGCGCACGGAATCCGAAGCGGCACTGCTGTGGTCGCTGGGTCTCGGTGAGCCCCGTCCGGTCAGTGCGACGCACGGCCGCGGTACGGGCGATCTGCTCGACGACGTCCTTGCAGTCCTGCCCGAGACGCCCCGCGAGGGAACCGGTGTCGCCGGCCCTCGTCGTGTCGCCCTGGTCGGCAAGCCGAACGTGGGCAAGTCCAGCCTGCTGAACAAGCTCACCGGCGACGAGCGATCGGTCGTGCACGACGTCGCCGGCACCACCGTCGACCCGGTGGACTCACTGGTGGAACTGGGCGGCAAGGTGTGGCGTTTCGTCGACACCGCGGGGTTGCGCAAGCGCGTCAGCCACGCCAGCGGCGCCGAGTTCTACGCCTCGCTCCGCACCAAGGGCGCCATCGACGCGGCCGAGGTCGCGATCCTGCTGCTCGACGCGTCCGAGGTCATCTCCGAGCAGGACCTGCGGGTGCTCTCGATGGTCGCCGACGCGGGCCGCGCACTGGTCATCGCGTTCAACAAGTGGGACCTCGTCGACGACGACCGTCGTGGCCAGCTCGAGAAGGAGATCGACCGGGACCTGATGCGCGTGCCGTGGGCGCAGCGCGTCAACGTCTCGGCCAAGACCGGTCGTGCGGTGCAGAAGCTCGTGCCCGCTCTGGAGACGTCGCTCGCGTCGTGGGACAAGCGCATCTCGACCGGTCAGCTGAACTCCTGGCTCAAGGAGGTCGTGGCCGCGACGCCGCCGCCGATGCGTGGTGGTCGACTGCCCCGCGTCATGTTCGCCACGCAGGCGAGCACGCGCCCGCCGACGTTCGTGCTGTTCACCACCGGTTTCCTCGAGGCCGGGTACCGCCGGTTCCTCGAGCGCCGACTGCGTGAGGAGTTCAACTTCGACGGCAGTCCGGTGCGGATCTCGGTGCGTATCCGGGAGAAGCGGGACCGCAAGAAGAAGTAG
- a CDS encoding response regulator transcription factor: MSRILIAEDDIHIASFVGKGLRAAGYTTEHVADGETALMMARGGGFDMVVLDIGLPAMDGFTVLRQLRGEGVSTPVVVLTARDSVRDTVAGLEGGANDYMTKPFQFAELLARVRLRLQDDTAGSADNSLTSGDLRLDLRSRRVHVGESVVDLTAREFALLETFLRHPDQVLSREQILGQVWGYDFDPASNVVDVYVRALRAKIGAERVETVRGMGYRVR, encoded by the coding sequence ATGAGCCGAATCCTGATCGCGGAGGACGACATTCACATCGCCTCCTTCGTCGGCAAGGGTCTGCGGGCCGCCGGGTACACCACCGAGCACGTCGCCGACGGCGAGACCGCGCTCATGATGGCGCGTGGCGGTGGCTTCGACATGGTGGTGCTCGACATCGGCCTGCCGGCGATGGACGGGTTCACGGTGCTCCGACAGTTGCGCGGCGAGGGTGTGTCGACACCCGTGGTGGTCCTGACCGCTCGGGACAGCGTGCGCGACACCGTTGCCGGGCTCGAGGGCGGCGCCAACGACTACATGACCAAGCCCTTCCAGTTCGCCGAGCTCCTCGCACGGGTACGCCTGCGGTTGCAGGACGACACCGCAGGTTCGGCGGACAACTCGCTGACCTCGGGGGACCTTCGTCTCGATCTGCGGTCACGCCGTGTGCACGTGGGGGAGTCGGTCGTCGATCTGACGGCGCGCGAGTTCGCTCTGCTCGAGACGTTCCTGCGCCACCCCGACCAGGTGCTCTCCCGTGAGCAGATCCTCGGGCAGGTGTGGGGATACGACTTCGATCCGGCCTCGAACGTGGTCGACGTCTACGTGCGTGCGCTGCGCGCGAAGATCGGCGCCGAGCGCGTGGAGACCGTGCGCGGGATGGGATACCGCGTCCGATGA
- a CDS encoding SDR family oxidoreductase, translating into MRRSDLRPGHPPSHEGDTHEHRRTGRTGATYEKFVGGIALGRAETPDDVAGYVSYLAGPDAAYMTGQAGLIDGGLVYR; encoded by the coding sequence ATCCGTCGCTCTGACCTCCGTCCCGGACATCCACCATCACATGAAGGAGACACGCATGAGCATCGACGGACAGGTCGCACGGGCGCGACCTACGAGAAGTTCGTGGGCGGTATCGCGTTGGGCCGAGCCGAGACTCCCGACGACGTCGCGGGATACGTGTCCTACCTCGCCGGGCCCGACGCGGCGTACATGACCGGTCAGGCCGGTCTCATCGACGGCGGACTCGTCTACCGATGA
- a CDS encoding NAD(P)/FAD-dependent oxidoreductase yields the protein MTQTLEPPTQTTPQERVNAWLADFEAGLAARDIDRVVAMFAVDSFWRDLVTFTWNLKTVEGRDGIADMLTARLADVGPQGFRTTETPDEADGVTSAWIEFETATARGKGHLRLRTDAESGESLAWTLLTTMQELKGYEEPRGHARPMGAVHGSNRETKTWAERREAEEKELGYGIQPYALVVGGGQGGIALGARLRQMGVPAIVVDRGERPGDQWRGRYKSLCLHDPVWYDHLPYLPFPDNWPVFAPKDKIGDWLEMYTKVMEVPYWSKTTALSATFDEAAGEWTVVVDRDGEEVTLRPKQLVMATGMSGKASIPDFPGMDVFRGEQHHSSQHPGPDAYVGKKVVVVGSNNSAHDICKALFETGADVTMLQRSSTHIVKSDSLCEIALGDLYSERAVESGMTTQKADLTFASLPYRIMHEFQIPVYQQIAEKDRDFYDRLEKAGFQHDFGDDGSGLFMKYLRRGSGYYIDVGASELVADGSIHLVGGQVDHLTENAVVLSDGTELEADLVVYATGYGSMNGWVADLVDQETADKVGKCWGLGSDTTKDPGPWEGEQRNMWKPTQQDNLWFHGGNLHQSRHYSLYLGLQLKARYEGLDTPVYGLQEVHHLR from the coding sequence ATGACCCAGACCCTCGAGCCACCCACGCAGACCACTCCGCAGGAGCGAGTAAATGCATGGTTGGCCGATTTCGAAGCGGGGCTCGCTGCGCGGGACATCGATCGAGTCGTCGCGATGTTCGCCGTCGACAGCTTCTGGCGCGACCTGGTGACGTTCACCTGGAACCTGAAGACCGTCGAGGGACGCGACGGTATCGCGGACATGCTGACGGCACGGCTCGCCGACGTCGGTCCGCAGGGTTTCCGCACGACCGAGACACCCGACGAGGCCGACGGTGTCACCTCCGCATGGATCGAGTTCGAGACCGCGACGGCACGCGGCAAGGGACATCTGCGGCTACGCACCGACGCGGAGTCCGGTGAGTCGCTCGCCTGGACCTTGCTGACGACGATGCAGGAACTGAAGGGGTACGAGGAACCGCGCGGGCACGCGCGACCGATGGGGGCTGTGCACGGCTCGAACAGGGAGACGAAGACCTGGGCCGAGCGACGCGAGGCGGAAGAGAAGGAACTGGGATACGGCATCCAGCCCTACGCCCTCGTCGTCGGCGGCGGTCAGGGTGGCATCGCTCTGGGCGCTCGCCTGCGTCAGATGGGCGTCCCGGCCATCGTCGTCGATCGCGGCGAGCGCCCCGGTGATCAGTGGCGAGGACGCTACAAGTCGCTGTGCCTCCACGATCCGGTCTGGTACGACCACCTCCCCTACCTGCCGTTCCCGGACAACTGGCCGGTGTTCGCCCCGAAGGACAAGATCGGCGACTGGCTCGAGATGTACACGAAGGTCATGGAGGTGCCGTACTGGTCGAAGACGACGGCCCTGTCGGCGACCTTCGACGAGGCGGCCGGGGAATGGACCGTGGTGGTCGATCGTGACGGCGAGGAGGTGACGCTGCGACCGAAGCAGCTGGTGATGGCGACGGGCATGTCCGGCAAGGCCTCCATCCCCGACTTCCCGGGAATGGACGTCTTCCGGGGCGAGCAGCATCACTCGAGTCAGCATCCCGGTCCGGACGCCTACGTCGGCAAGAAGGTCGTGGTGGTGGGCTCGAACAACTCGGCGCACGACATCTGCAAGGCGCTGTTCGAGACGGGCGCCGACGTCACGATGCTCCAGCGATCGTCCACTCACATCGTCAAGTCCGACTCGCTGTGCGAGATCGCGCTGGGCGACCTGTACTCCGAGCGCGCCGTCGAATCCGGAATGACCACGCAGAAAGCGGATCTCACCTTCGCCTCACTGCCGTACCGCATCATGCACGAGTTCCAGATCCCGGTGTACCAGCAGATCGCCGAGAAGGACAGGGACTTCTACGACCGCCTCGAGAAGGCCGGCTTCCAGCACGACTTCGGAGACGACGGCTCCGGACTCTTCATGAAGTACCTGCGGCGCGGCTCCGGCTACTACATCGATGTCGGCGCCTCGGAGCTGGTGGCGGACGGCAGCATCCACCTCGTCGGCGGCCAGGTCGACCACCTGACGGAGAACGCGGTGGTGCTGTCCGACGGGACGGAACTCGAGGCCGATCTCGTCGTGTACGCGACGGGCTACGGATCGATGAACGGCTGGGTGGCCGACCTGGTGGACCAGGAGACGGCCGACAAGGTGGGCAAGTGCTGGGGTCTCGGTTCCGACACCACCAAGGACCCCGGCCCGTGGGAGGGCGAACAGCGCAACATGTGGAAGCCGACGCAGCAGGACAACCTGTGGTTCCACGGCGGCAACCTGCACCAGTCGCGGCACTACTCGCTCTACCTCGGCCTACAGCTGAAGGCTCGGTACGAAGGCCTGGACACCCCCGTGTACGGGCTGCAGGAGGTCCATCACCTGCGCTGA
- a CDS encoding sensor histidine kinase, translating to MSDAAGVSARRGSALPARWKITAWIMLTTLLLLVVVLVTARNLLLRDVDVRANGDVAQEAEEFRTFASEGVDPTTTQPFVSVERLLEVYLARQSAGTGEVMFGVVGDSVLTQPGVDVPTVLAPGSPILTTIVQSAEPAGVLDTDNGEMRWGHVVIDDATGRAGTFVVTAFTGANRDLVDRTMRTMAVVGAVGLLLTTGIAYLVAGRILAPVRTVRTVAAEIGETDLTARVPVHGRDDISDLAETFNAMLDRLEQAYTTQRQFVDDAGHELRTPITIVRGHLELMSEDPEERRRTLALVDSELARMGRIVSDLLMLAKAEQPDFVVPAPVDAAQLVLDIESKVQTLGDRQWLLMQVAEGSCVLDAQRVTQAMVQLAANAVGHTEDGSRIRLGSTFHDDGDARRLSLWIADDGPGVRPEDAPVIFDRFQRGSPADRTSPAARSGAGLGLAIVRAIADAHGGSAWVRSVHGEGATFGLDLPAPGHSPRSETGPALTTDDALTKEIR from the coding sequence ATGAGTGACGCCGCAGGTGTCTCGGCTCGCCGCGGATCGGCTCTTCCGGCACGGTGGAAGATCACCGCCTGGATCATGCTGACGACCCTTCTTCTGTTGGTGGTCGTGCTGGTGACCGCCCGCAATCTGCTGTTGCGCGACGTCGACGTGCGCGCCAACGGGGACGTCGCGCAGGAAGCCGAGGAGTTCCGGACCTTCGCGTCCGAGGGGGTCGATCCCACGACGACGCAGCCGTTCGTCTCGGTGGAGCGGCTTCTCGAGGTGTACCTCGCCCGGCAGTCGGCCGGCACGGGTGAAGTGATGTTCGGCGTCGTGGGCGACTCGGTACTGACTCAGCCCGGCGTCGATGTGCCGACCGTGCTCGCACCGGGGTCACCGATCCTGACGACGATCGTGCAGTCGGCCGAACCCGCCGGAGTGCTGGACACCGACAACGGCGAGATGCGGTGGGGGCACGTCGTCATCGACGACGCGACCGGCCGCGCCGGCACGTTCGTCGTCACGGCGTTCACCGGTGCGAACCGTGATCTCGTCGATCGGACCATGCGAACCATGGCAGTGGTCGGCGCCGTCGGACTGCTGCTGACGACAGGAATCGCGTATCTCGTCGCCGGTCGCATTCTCGCTCCCGTCCGCACGGTGCGCACGGTCGCGGCCGAGATCGGGGAGACGGATCTGACCGCGCGCGTCCCGGTCCACGGGCGCGACGACATCTCCGATCTCGCCGAGACGTTCAATGCGATGCTCGACCGGCTGGAGCAGGCGTACACCACCCAGCGACAGTTCGTCGACGATGCCGGACACGAACTGCGCACGCCGATCACGATCGTCCGGGGGCATCTCGAGCTCATGTCGGAGGACCCGGAGGAGCGGCGGCGTACGTTGGCGCTCGTCGACAGCGAGCTCGCCCGCATGGGGCGGATCGTCAGCGATCTGCTCATGTTGGCCAAGGCCGAGCAGCCCGATTTCGTCGTGCCCGCCCCCGTCGATGCGGCGCAACTCGTCCTCGACATCGAGTCGAAGGTGCAGACGCTCGGCGATCGGCAGTGGTTGCTGATGCAGGTCGCGGAGGGCTCGTGTGTTCTGGACGCCCAGCGCGTCACGCAGGCCATGGTCCAGCTCGCGGCCAACGCCGTCGGACACACCGAGGACGGGAGCCGCATCCGGCTCGGATCGACCTTCCACGACGACGGGGACGCTCGACGGTTGTCGCTGTGGATCGCCGACGACGGGCCCGGCGTCCGCCCCGAGGACGCGCCCGTCATCTTCGACCGTTTCCAACGCGGATCGCCCGCCGACCGGACGTCACCGGCAGCGCGGTCGGGAGCCGGCCTCGGACTCGCCATCGTCCGTGCCATCGCCGACGCCCACGGCGGCTCCGCCTGGGTGCGCAGTGTGCACGGCGAGGGGGCGACGTTCGGCCTCGACCTCCCGGCTCCGGGCCACAGCCCGCGGTCCGAGACCGGCCCGGCGCTCACGACAGACGATGCACTCACGAAGGAGATCCGATGA
- a CDS encoding TetR/AcrR family transcriptional regulator, whose amino-acid sequence MSSSPAMSRRERNKQDKLDRITTAARDLFAEYGVSEVTTQQVADHADVGTGTVFLYAKNKGELLLLVQNSDYASALERGIAAAAHVVDPVEAVMAVLRPVVECNRKQIENGRTYQREVVFGDDTEPHRREALSLAARTEAVVAEILGRDDDDATHHPDRQVQAHIVSAILFLSMALTANATKSVADVATQIEMQIGVLLGR is encoded by the coding sequence GTGTCTTCCTCCCCGGCGATGAGCCGTCGAGAACGGAACAAGCAGGACAAGCTCGACCGCATCACCACGGCGGCACGCGACCTCTTCGCCGAGTACGGCGTGAGTGAGGTGACCACACAACAGGTCGCCGACCACGCCGACGTGGGAACCGGAACGGTCTTCCTGTACGCGAAGAACAAGGGTGAACTGCTTCTTCTGGTGCAGAACTCGGACTATGCGAGCGCGCTCGAGCGGGGCATCGCCGCGGCCGCCCACGTCGTGGATCCGGTCGAGGCCGTCATGGCCGTCCTCAGGCCGGTCGTCGAGTGCAACCGCAAGCAGATCGAGAACGGCCGGACCTATCAGCGAGAGGTCGTGTTCGGTGACGACACGGAACCTCATCGTCGTGAAGCGTTGTCACTCGCCGCGCGGACCGAGGCGGTCGTCGCGGAGATCCTCGGCCGCGACGACGACGACGCGACGCACCACCCCGACCGGCAGGTGCAGGCCCACATCGTCTCCGCCATCCTGTTTCTCAGCATGGCTCTGACGGCGAACGCGACCAAGAGTGTCGCGGACGTGGCGACACAGATCGAGATGCAGATCGGTGTCCTGCTCGGCCGTTGA
- a CDS encoding SLC13 family permease yields the protein MTVTEFATTPPGRHTPTSSVPTRTPRRVPTPSPRTLVSAVILAVLAVGVVLAGGAGDLTAHGTITVLVFLVAVWMWIFSPLDDTHVALGAALTLVILGPVSTETFTRTLGDTVIWLLVGSFVIAAAVTASGLSARVAARVLSVARSPRQLVHLVTLVLLLTTFAIPSTSGRAALALPVFLALATVLRERPRVVLTLSLVFPAVILCSAVGSLLGAGAHLITSEIVRTTTGSGIGFLQWAILGLPLAIVWSHLAAEIALSLFTDRAERRRPLSVTRDAFGGSAGPLTVPQKRVLLVLVAVVTLWCTEPVHGVEPAIVAMIGALLASAPFVGATTLPAAVRTIPWSLLLFMAGTLCLGVALTTTGAAEWFADLVFGPISALGSSAATVFVVVLVLVSLLSHLVVQSRSARSAVLVPVVVATAPVLGIDPAAAAFASTAAAGFCLTLTSSAKPVAMFAASDSVPGFSAGHLLRLSAAVAPVSVALVLVCSVWVWPALGLPLYLP from the coding sequence ATGACCGTCACCGAGTTCGCGACGACGCCGCCCGGGCGGCATACTCCCACCAGTTCTGTCCCGACCCGGACGCCGCGGCGAGTTCCGACGCCGTCGCCGCGAACCCTCGTCAGTGCCGTCATTCTCGCGGTGCTCGCCGTCGGTGTCGTCCTTGCAGGAGGGGCCGGCGATCTGACCGCACACGGGACCATCACGGTGCTGGTCTTCCTCGTCGCGGTGTGGATGTGGATCTTCTCGCCCCTCGACGACACCCACGTCGCTCTGGGCGCCGCTCTGACGTTGGTGATCCTGGGTCCCGTGTCCACCGAGACCTTCACGCGCACACTGGGTGACACCGTGATCTGGCTGTTGGTCGGGTCGTTCGTCATCGCCGCGGCGGTGACGGCCAGCGGCCTGTCCGCTCGGGTTGCGGCACGCGTGCTGTCGGTCGCCCGGTCGCCGCGGCAGCTCGTCCATCTGGTCACCCTCGTGCTGCTCCTGACGACCTTCGCGATCCCGTCGACGTCGGGCCGGGCTGCGCTCGCGCTGCCGGTGTTCCTCGCTCTGGCGACCGTTCTGCGTGAGCGGCCCCGAGTGGTGCTGACGCTGTCCCTGGTCTTCCCCGCGGTGATCCTCTGCTCCGCGGTCGGGTCGCTGCTGGGGGCCGGCGCGCACCTCATCACCAGCGAGATCGTGCGCACGACGACCGGATCGGGCATCGGGTTCCTGCAGTGGGCGATCCTCGGACTGCCGCTCGCGATCGTGTGGTCGCATCTCGCGGCGGAGATCGCGCTGTCCCTGTTCACCGATCGAGCGGAGCGACGCCGACCGCTCTCGGTGACACGCGACGCGTTCGGCGGGTCCGCCGGACCACTCACCGTCCCGCAGAAGCGTGTCCTGCTCGTCCTGGTCGCCGTCGTGACCCTGTGGTGCACCGAGCCGGTGCACGGTGTCGAACCGGCCATCGTCGCGATGATCGGCGCACTACTCGCGTCGGCACCGTTCGTCGGGGCCACCACGCTGCCTGCTGCCGTCCGCACCATCCCGTGGAGCCTGCTGCTCTTCATGGCCGGAACACTGTGTCTCGGAGTGGCGCTGACCACGACGGGTGCCGCCGAGTGGTTCGCCGACCTGGTCTTCGGGCCCATCAGCGCGCTCGGGTCGTCCGCCGCGACCGTGTTCGTGGTCGTCCTGGTGCTGGTGTCGCTGCTGTCCCACCTCGTGGTCCAGTCACGGTCCGCCCGCTCCGCGGTGCTCGTCCCCGTCGTCGTCGCCACTGCGCCGGTGCTCGGCATCGATCCCGCCGCGGCGGCGTTCGCTTCCACCGCTGCCGCCGGCTTCTGCCTCACCCTCACCAGTTCGGCCAAACCGGTGGCGATGTTCGCCGCGAGCGACTCCGTCCCGGGGTTCTCGGCAGGCCACCTTCTCCGCCTGTCCGCCGCGGTCGCCCCGGTGTCCGTCGCTCTCGTTCTCGTCTGCTCGGTATGGGTGTGGCCTGCCCTCGGTCTTCCGCTGTACCTGCCCTGA